A genomic window from Zalophus californianus isolate mZalCal1 chromosome 13, mZalCal1.pri.v2, whole genome shotgun sequence includes:
- the CDKN2B gene encoding cyclin-dependent kinase 4 inhibitor B isoform X1: MREEDKGMLGGGGDDAGLANASAQGQVETVRQLLETGADPNGVNRFGRRPIQVMMMGSTRVAELLLCHGAEPNCADPTTLTRPVHDAAREGFLDTLVVLHRAGARLDVRDAWGRLPVDLAEERGHRAVAGYLRAAAGD, from the exons ATGCGCGAGGAGGACAAGGGCATGCTCGGTGGTGGTGGCGACGACGCGGGTCTGGCCAACGCCTCGGCGCAGGGGCAAGTGGAGACCGTGCGGCAGCTCCTGGAAACCGGTGCGGATCCCAACGGAGTCAACCGCTTCGGGAGGCGGCCGATCCAG GTCATGATGATGGGCAGCACCCGGGTGGCCGAGCTGCTGCTGTGCCATGGCGCGGAGCCCAACTGCGCCGACCCTACCACCCTCACCCGACCTGTGCACGACGCGGCCCGGGAGGGTTTCCTGGACACGCTCGTGGTGCTGCACCGAGCCGGCGCGCGGCTGGACGTGCGCGATGCCTGGGGCCGCCTGCCCGTGGACCTGGCTGAGGAGCGGGGCCACCGCGCTGTCGCCGGGTACCTGCGCGCAGCTGCAGGAGACTGA
- the CDKN2B gene encoding cyclin-dependent kinase 4 inhibitor B isoform X2, giving the protein MNKGERPPWDAAGTEIFTNVPVSLFLEVMMMGSTRVAELLLCHGAEPNCADPTTLTRPVHDAAREGFLDTLVVLHRAGARLDVRDAWGRLPVDLAEERGHRAVAGYLRAAAGD; this is encoded by the exons ATGAACAAAGGGGAGCGGCCTCCGTGGGACGCGGCTGGGACCGAGATCTTCACCAACGTACCTGTGTCTCTCTTCCTTGAG GTCATGATGATGGGCAGCACCCGGGTGGCCGAGCTGCTGCTGTGCCATGGCGCGGAGCCCAACTGCGCCGACCCTACCACCCTCACCCGACCTGTGCACGACGCGGCCCGGGAGGGTTTCCTGGACACGCTCGTGGTGCTGCACCGAGCCGGCGCGCGGCTGGACGTGCGCGATGCCTGGGGCCGCCTGCCCGTGGACCTGGCTGAGGAGCGGGGCCACCGCGCTGTCGCCGGGTACCTGCGCGCAGCTGCAGGAGACTGA